GCCTGCGTCGTCGCAGTGCGTGGAACCGACCTGCTTGCCCATCGCCTCGCTGAGGGCGACCAGTGCACCGGCCGCGGGCCGGCCGTCGCTGGTGACCACGCCGGAGACGGTGAGCTCGTGGGCGAGCGTGAGGTCCTGCTCGACCTCGCCGCCGACGAAGTCGAACACCGTGGCCTCCGGGGCCCATCCCACCGCGTTGGCGATCACCACGTAGGTGCCCGGGCCCGGCAGCACGATCGTGTACCGGCCGGTGTTGTCGGCGCGGCTCCAGTCGAGCTGTTCGCCGTGGACGTCGAGCACCGACACCAGGATGGTGCCGCGCGCGCGGTCGTCGTGGCGAGCCAGGTGGACCTGACCGCGGACGACCGCCTCGTGCTTCTCCCGGCCCTGGGCGCGGGCGAGCTCCCGCTCCAGGTGGAGGCGACGGTCCGACGGGATGAGGGCCGCCAGTGCGACACAGGTCGTCGCAGCCACCGCGCCGAGCACGAGCACTGCTCGGAAGGCGTCCTCGCTGGCGAAGGACGCGCCGCCGACCTCGACCGTGTAGCTGGCCATGATCGCCGCGACCAGGGTGCTCGCGAGCGAGGTGCCGATCGACCGGACCAAGGAGTTGAGGCCGTTGGCCGACGCGGTCTCGGTGATCGGGACCGAGGACATGATGAGCGTCGGCATCGCGGCGAAGGCCAGGGCGGTGCCGATCCCGACCAGCGTGGAGCCGACCACGATCGCGGCCACCGAGTCGGCGTAGAAGACGCGGCCGAGGTAGGTGAGAGCCATCAGCCCGGCACCGACGATCAGCACCACGCGGCCCCCCCAGCGGGCCAGGGACCACCCCGAGATGGGCGACATCGCCACCATCGCGAGCCCGGACGGCACCATCGCGAGCCCCGCGGCCGTCACGCCGAGCCCGAATCCGGCGCCCGTTGCGGTCGGCTGCTGGAGCACCTGCACCGTGACCAGCATGTTCACGAACATCGCCGTGCCGGCGAAGATCGAGGCGAGGTTGGTCATCAGCACCGGCCGTTGCGCACTGGTGCGGAGGTCGACCATCGGCTGGTTGACGCGCAGCTCCAGCGGCACCCAGAGCGCCAGCAGCAGGACCGAAGCCACGAGCAGGCCGACGACCGCGGGCGAGTCCCAGCCCCAGGTGTTGCCCTTGGAGATGGGCAGGAGGAGGCAGACCAGGGCCGAGGAGAGGATCACGGCCCCCGTCACGTCGAACCTCCCGGGCGTACGGACCGGCGACTCCTCGACCACGACGAGCAGTGCGACGACGAGCACGGCGCCCGTCACGGCGCCGAACCAGAAGATCGAGTGCCAGCCCAGCCAGTCGCTCAGCACCCCCGCCAGGGGTAGCCCGAGCGCGGACCCGATGCCCATGGTCGCGCTCATCAGCGCCACGGCGGTGCCGATGCGCTCGGGTGGGAGCTTGTCGCGCAGGATGCTGATGCCGACCGCGATCAGCGCTGCGCCGAAGCCCTGGAGCGCCCGCCCGACGATCATCGTCACGAACGAGACCTCCAGGGCGCAGATCACCGAGCCGAGGATCATCGCCCCGAGCGAGACCAGCAGCATCCGCCTCTTGCCGTACATGTCGGCCATCCGGGCGATGATCGGCGTGCCCACGGCGGCCGTCAGCAGCGTGGCGGTGACCAGCCAGGACGAGTCCGAGGTCGAGATGCCCAGGAGCTGGGGGAACTCCGGCAGCAGCGGGATCACCAACGTGAACTGCAGTGCCGAGACCATCCCGCACAGGGACAGCACGAGGATGGTCGCCCAGGCCGGGGTGGTGCGTTGCATCGGGCTCCTTGGATCACGGTGGAGGAACGGGCCCCAGTCTCCCGCACCGGTGTGGGCGTCAGCTGAGCGCGGCGGCGACCTCGGTGTGTGGCCGTGACTGCCACAGCGCCCAGTCGGCGCTGACCTCGCTCGCCGCGCGGACGAGCTGCGGGAGGTGGTCGTCGACCAGCGTCGCGCGCGAGGTCTCGGCGGCGTGCACGGTGACGCTCATCGCCGCGTGCACCTCGCCCTGCCCGTCGCGCACCGGGACGGCGATCGAGCGGACACCCGGGGCCAGCTCCTCGTCGGCCAGCGCCCAGCCGCGGGCACGGACCTGGCTGAGCTCGTCCATCAGCTCCTCGACGCTGCGCCCGGCGTACGGCGCGAGGCCCGCGCGGCTCGGGACCTCGAGCACGTCGGCGACCTGTCGTGGCGGCAGCGCGGCGAGCAGCACCTTGCCCTTGGACGTCTGCGCCGCGGGGAAGAGGGTGCCGATCTCCACGCGCAGCGCGATGATCTTCGGCACCGACACCCGGGCGGTGTAGACGATGTCGGAGCCGTCCAGCTGGGCCAGCGACACCGACTCGCCGATGCGCGCGACGAGGTCCTCCATG
This sequence is a window from Nocardioides sp. S5. Protein-coding genes within it:
- a CDS encoding IclR family transcriptional regulator C-terminal domain-containing protein; its protein translation is MAGRGSGPDFVESLARGLDVLAGFGPQRPSMTLSEVAAATGLARPTARRLLLTLEELGYVRSRDGAFTLTPRVIGLGMAYVGSLGLWDVARPHMEDLVARIGESVSLAQLDGSDIVYTARVSVPKIIALRVEIGTLFPAAQTSKGKVLLAALPPRQVADVLEVPSRAGLAPYAGRSVEELMDELSQVRARGWALADEELAPGVRSIAVPVRDGQGEVHAAMSVTVHAAETSRATLVDDHLPQLVRAASEVSADWALWQSRPHTEVAAALS
- a CDS encoding MFS transporter: MQRTTPAWATILVLSLCGMVSALQFTLVIPLLPEFPQLLGISTSDSSWLVTATLLTAAVGTPIIARMADMYGKRRMLLVSLGAMILGSVICALEVSFVTMIVGRALQGFGAALIAVGISILRDKLPPERIGTAVALMSATMGIGSALGLPLAGVLSDWLGWHSIFWFGAVTGAVLVVALLVVVEESPVRTPGRFDVTGAVILSSALVCLLLPISKGNTWGWDSPAVVGLLVASVLLLALWVPLELRVNQPMVDLRTSAQRPVLMTNLASIFAGTAMFVNMLVTVQVLQQPTATGAGFGLGVTAAGLAMVPSGLAMVAMSPISGWSLARWGGRVVLIVGAGLMALTYLGRVFYADSVAAIVVGSTLVGIGTALAFAAMPTLIMSSVPITETASANGLNSLVRSIGTSLASTLVAAIMASYTVEVGGASFASEDAFRAVLVLGAVAATTCVALAALIPSDRRLHLERELARAQGREKHEAVVRGQVHLARHDDRARGTILVSVLDVHGEQLDWSRADNTGRYTIVLPGPGTYVVIANAVGWAPEATVFDFVGGEVEQDLTLAHELTVSGVVTSDGRPAAGALVALSEAMGKQVGSTHCDDAGRYVFQLPPTGRYVFTAFDARTGSARARKVTLTIESEVVDIDIPVAAAQLAT